One part of the Symphalangus syndactylus isolate Jambi chromosome 1, NHGRI_mSymSyn1-v2.1_pri, whole genome shotgun sequence genome encodes these proteins:
- the LOC129478911 gene encoding LOW QUALITY PROTEIN: uncharacterized protein (The sequence of the model RefSeq protein was modified relative to this genomic sequence to represent the inferred CDS: inserted 2 bases in 1 codon; substituted 1 base at 1 genomic stop codon) — MVGLVMERVPGGNTAFPTRFRGQAPNAGQSEVVTLLPGVLQGGSCCMQGSRRDCRMHATATGPGFSGLPRALPHPLHSPTHCYPTSAVRSPRACSAQPPSSVPSGPFTPRDNSRYCLDSWGTPDPSSHGVSSRHAGQAGPMALQLSPAAWGCPVGADTTSLPFGPLPRTHCVPGWGDGGREESGRFPSWRGSARAGRCPGMTIPDSQNRLPGVGWGSLQRARPHSESRDEGSCGPRQWAKHRTGSLMQSGVSGAPGXRHXAYWGQGWGEMGLSPRDLGRS; from the exons ATGGTGGGACTGGTGATGGAGCGGGTGCCAGGAGGCAACACAGCCTTCCCCACCAGATTCAGAGGCCAGGCCCCCAATGCTGGGCAGAGCGAGGTTGTGACTCTGCTTCCTGGGGTGCTTCAAGGAGGGTCATGCTGCATGCAGGGTAGCCGGAGGGATTGCCGGATGCATGCCactgccactgggcctggcttctCTGGACTCCCACGGGCACTGCCCCACCCTTTGCACAGCCCTACCCACTGCTATCCCACAAGTGCGGTCCGAAGTCCACGTGCCTGCTCTGCCCAGCCTCCTTCCTCTGTCCCCTCAGGGCCTTTCACTCCTCGTGACAACTCTAGGTACTGTCTGGACTCCTGGGGAACCCCCGACCCTTCCAGCCATGGAGTCAGCTCCCGGCATGCGGGTCAGGCTGGACCCATGGCTCTGCAACTCAGCCCAGCAGCTTGGGGCTGCCCTGTAGGAGCCGACACAACCTCCCTTCCATTCGGCCCCCTTCCTAggacccactgtgtgccagggtgGGGAGACGGAGGCAGAGAGGAATCTGGGAGATTTCCGTCCTGGAggggctcagccagagcaggaAGGTGCCCAGGCATGACAATCCCAGACTCCCAGAACCGCCTGCctggtgtggggtggggaagcCTTCAGAGAGCCCGTCCTCACAGTGAGAGCAGAGATGAAGGTTCCTGTGGACCGAGGCAGTGGGCCAAGCACAGAACAGGAAGCTTGATGCAGTCTGGTGTGTCAGGAGCTCCTGG CAGACATTGAGCTTATTGGGGTCAAGGCTGGGGAGAGATGGGGCTGAGTCCCAGGGACCTTGGACGGAGCTGA